GATTTGACAAGATGACAAACTCAGAAAAAAACAACGTTGATTAGATTAGGTCCATAAAAGCAAATTATGTTATGCCGTGTGGAATTCcattgtaaaaatgtaaaagataaAAAGGTGCTCTGCTTTTTCCCCTTGTTTGCAGTGTGCAGACATCAGCTGTCAAACTCTCAGCAGGTCAGGAGCTTTTCCAGGAAGTTACAAGGCAAATGTGTCGATAGCGAGTCGATGGATTGTCAAAAGTCAACCTCTTAAGTTCCAGTGAGGGCTGTGAAGAGTTCACTCAGCTTTTTGAGTCTCCTCGTGAATTTCTCAAGTTAACAAAACCACCTATTCTATCCCAGCCTGCCGTAGGCCAAAACACTTCAGGAATGAGAGCTTTTAAGATTGCAGAGGAATTTAGAGGCCGTTAACTCTACAGCTCAACATTTGTCTTGGTCTGGGAAAACGTTTGGTGTGGGAAAACTCTGCATTAACAGCACTGAAGTGATGTACACTCAAGTCTCTTTGTAAGTGGGCGACAGGGGCTACTTCTTATGGGCAGTTCCTCTGGTTGTGTTGCCAGGTTTGTTTCCAGAACGACGGACGGGCACCTTGGAGACAGGGATTCTGGTGCGGGCCGGGGGAAGCGCCTGGGTCTTTGGTGGAGGGGATTCAGCCTCTAGAACAGACGAGAGGGCTGACTGGCTTACAGAGTGGGGAGGTGGGGTTTGTCTGCTGCTTACTGGGATCTTGGATTCCCGAGGAAGGCTTGTGCTGCCTTTCATTGattggaaagaggaagaggaggaagaggaaggaggagttgTTTCGGAGGTGGGGCTCAGTTTGTATTCAGTGGATGGAGAGGGAGTACTGTTTAGATCTTCATCTCCCTCCAGCTCTATATCCTCTCCTACCTCTTCAGGGTCGGTGTAGAGGTCGTACAGGTGGTCTCCAGAGTAGCTGTCGCGGGACAGGGCCGTCCTCTGGTTACGCTGCAGCCCGCTCTCATCGGGTGCTGCTGTGGGCGTTGCGGACGGCGTGTCCCAGTAACCCTCATCACTCAGCGGCTCTTTTTCTCCAGGTGATGTGGGATGCCGACCGTGCGTGTGAGGGACGGGGAGGTAAGCCGCACGGCCTCCTGCTGCACCGACGACTGGAATCTTACTGAGCCCCAGTGCCTTCACCAGGGGTAACCTGCGGTCCGCACTCCTGTGGGCTGAGAGCAGGTGGCTGCTGGCGGGGTGGGACATGGCACGAGGGGGATAAGTACAAGTTGGGGTTGTCGAGGGAGGTTGATGTGATCGAGGCAAAGCAGGAGAGTTGTCACCTGTTGAGGGCAGCATGTGCCAGAGCCCCTGCATGTCGGCATCATCCACTCCCTCTGGACTTGCCATTTCTTCCCCTCCGCCCATGTAGGCCACCACACCGCTACCAGCCGGTTGCTGCTGCGGTGGAAGAGGTGCCCGGGCCCGGGCCGGGAGGGGAGGAGGCACTGAGCTTGTGGGAACAGAGAACATGGGCTGGGTCAGCTGCGAAGGCAGAGTGGGTTTGGTTGGGGAGCCACGAGATGTGGGACTGGCGATACCAACAGCTCTCCCGACGCCCGCTCCCACgctgccccctcctcccccactgctgctgctgctcgtgcCACTGCCCCCGTTGCCCGCTGGCCCTTCCTCGTCTGCGTCAGCAATTATGTCACCGCAGCCGGTCAGTGAATCGAAACTCTTGAGGGATGTGACGTCAgtgaagaggagagagcagaggcgGTCCACCGAAGGTTCAGAGGGTGGGTCACCCGTGCTGCAGCGATCCAAAGGGGGTGTAGCGAGGGAGGGGGTGAGGCTGGAAATTGATACTTTGGCTTTTTGGATGGGAGGGTCCAGTGGCGAGTCAGTGGGTGTGTCAGGAAAGAGGGAATCTGGCTCAACAGATTGCCCTGGCACAGCAGCACAgtgtggtggtgtcatggtaaCAGTAGTAGTGGGAGTCTCTGAGTTAGGGGATGCCTCTGCATTCCCACAATCCACttggtgatgatgaggaggcggTTCAAGGGTGAGCGTAATATCCTTTACTTTATCAGAGTCGGCAATATCCACATCCTTCTCCGTCTTCCGTTCCACCTCTACCCCCTCTCCCTCGTTTGTTTTTTCCTTGCGTCTCCATCGCATGCTGCTAAAAAAGCCCTTTAAGCCCCTTCCTCTTTTAACCAGCCCTGCCCCTCCATTTGCACTCGACCGAAAACTCCCACGTCGAAGTAGAGAGAAGAAACTCAGGGATTTGCTGAAGGACCTCACCGGTCCTGCCTCCAGGATGGCAAGCCCCTCCCCTCTCGGTCCATCGGCATCGTTATTAGAGCCCGTTAGTCCATCGTGGGTTTTGCTCCGAACGAGCTCCACTGATGCCGCTGAGCCATTTCCATTCAAAGAATTCCCATTGTCAGGATTCCCGTTGCTCCCGCTGTTTGTCGTCCCTTTGTTcctgaaggagaagaagctggCCATCCCAGACCCGGTGCGCCGCTTTCCGAAGAGTTTGAAGGCAGCTTTGTTGATCTTCCCTGTGGGCTGAGGGTCACACTGAGGGGCCACAGGAGGCTCCACACACTCCGCCTGCACCTCCATTATCTAGCACTCTATCGCTCCCACTCTGTCGTCGCCCTCAAGCTCTTCAGCAGCctttctgtcttctctctctctctctctggccacacatacactcaccctctctctatctctgtgtctctctccccaccCTGTTGGCCGGTGCTCTTTCACTCCCACTCTGACTTGCTATAATGCCTGCCTGCtggttttctctctctgcctgcctccctcctctctctttctttctttctgcctgcctccctcccctctctttctttctgcctgccttccacccctctctctctctttctgcctgccttccacccctctctctctctttttgcctgcctcccacccccctccctctctctctcactgcctgcctgcctgcccgcctcccccttcctctctctctctctctctctctctcactctctcactgcctgcctgcctgcctgcccgcctcccccttcctctctctctctctcacaggcacacacacatgctgggtGCTGCTCCTTACTGTAACCATGGCAACTGGGTGGGCTAAGCAGCTTTCGTCAACGTTGGCGGGGCGCCAGTGTCTGTCCTCCACACCCTcccccatcctcatcctcctctcttcctctacctccctGTCACCAGCGCACTGTTTGCTCCCCAAATGCATTGCTtccatccctgtgtgtgtgtccgtgtgtgtttaTAATGTACATGTCCCAGTGTGATTGGTAAGTATTTAAAGATGCAGACCCTCTGATGAATTATGACGGATTAGACATGAGCTCAATATGTTTATGAGCTTTCTCATTGCATCATGAGACTGTGAATAGCTAATTATGAAGACTTCTGGCGTCAACTTGTTTAAATTTGATATTGTATATGAATGTctgtggaagaaaaagaaaaaaagaaaagcatacTAGCAGAAGTTTGAGTTTGACTACTTTGAATAAATCTGTAGCAGATGTTTCATACTGTATCATCCTGTGAGGTAAGTCATGTCAAAGCTTTGTGCAAATGGTAGCTTGACATTATAAATGTATCAGCATTACTTACTTGACCCAGtgctgtgagtgagtgagtgagtgtgtgtgtgtgtgtgcgtgtgtgtgtgtgtgtgtgtgtgtctgtctgtgtgtgtctgtgtaaggGTGGAGAAGCTCAAAGTAGACGATAATAACCATGTCAGAAGCCTGTATTAGAGGATTCAAATACAGGACCTGCTAATCACCATTATTAATAGGCTTAGCCCGGGATATGGATTTAGAGAATACattgcatacacacacaaacaacacacacacaacacacacacacacacacacacagctcagacATCCCTCAAATACGTTTGGTCCCAGACATTTAGGCCATATGGCCCCAAGCCCTCTTCCATATGGACACACATTACCAGGTGTCTAAGAGCTAACACATCTAACTGTCATCCTATCatcctgggtgtgtgtgtgtgtgtgtgtgtgttgtgtgtgaccgACAGTACAatctttctttttacattagTTATGCTGTAAGCATCTACGTTGCTAACCAACGTTTCGGTGGGCATGTAGAACAATTAAGTGTTTACTAACTGAAAGAAAAAGTTGTGTTTTGCCTTAACGTGTTTCCTAGTTGCCAAGTTTCTGCTACTCTTCTTTTGTTGTTCTCTTAAATACACATTGTATAACATGTTTTGGGTGTAACACTATGTTAAGGAAACCATCACGAAGCAAATGGGTGAAGATAATCTCAGTCTTTATGGAGATGTCTGTAAAACAAAGAAGAGATTTGAAATGGGCGATCCCCATATTTCTCCTGTTGAGCCATCGTTTATTTTTCCTAAAATATAAGTCATCCTCGTCCGCGGTGAATCCACCCAGAGTTCCCTATTTTTCATGCAGAGCGGGCTTCACTGTGGGTGCTCTTTTTACTGCTTATCCTCCCAACCCCCCATGAATCTCCCTGATCCCCCGACCCACTTAcaatcctcctctcccctccttccttccctcccctgctccttttctctcctcctcctcttcttcagttaCTTTGGGCACAGGCTCACTTCTTCCAGCCCACTGCTATCAAACAATGTCTGCATTCATCAGCCCAAGGCTCCGCACACACCCACAGGTCCACAAACATgctcacacccacacaaacacgtgTGGAGGGCTTCCCCAGAGTGAAGCGCTGAAGCATATCTTCCTCGTGCTCGCCCCCCAATAGGAAAGATAATCTGTCCGCTCAGCCAACAGGTCAGTCACCCAGACTATCTGCctgccagtcagtcagtcgccTAGAGTGCAGGTTTTCAAGTGCATCAGATACCCAAGCAGAATGCCCCGCAGCCATGCTAACGGGTCAGCATCCGGTTTTTGGACGGACTTGAAACGGACCCCTAAGCAGCAGATGGCCAACAGTGTAGACTGAGGAGCGAGCTCAGCTatcacacaaagagacaaaggatGTTGCTAACTTCTTATAACATCAGTAAGGCGTTATTACTATTTGTATATTCTGTAATTAAGGCCATTATGATGAACACTAACACCGTGTACCGACCTTCACAATCTATGTTACGGTGCTGAACCAGGTTGGATTTGGTGGGGAATATTAGGCTTCACCATCTGAACGTGAAGATGCTACTCCCCTATGTAATTGTGGTCATCAAAGCTTATTATGGTTAATTTACAACAATTCTCCATACTTAATTCTACAATAAAAGCACCGTTGTCACAACCAATGGATTAATGTAcgtctttatttctttaattaCTGTGAACAAAAAAATACAGACACATGCACTCAAGCAACAGAAGAAGCGCACTCTCTAAACATGTcaccctcccccatcccccctccccatcccgccCCATCTGTCTAAATAGGGTTCTCATTTCAGTAAGTGGAGCAGTTAGAggacatgttctctctctctctgcctctctttcttGCTTTACTGTGTGTGCTAACAATATGGCGTGTCTGAGTGTTCCTGCATACCCTCTGCACTATGCCTGCATGTGGCTGCTGAATGTGCCTTTACACTCTCCATGCTTCCTCTTGATCTAGTGATAGAGTGAGTCCATTCAAATCATGTGTTATCTTGCCTATTCCTGTAAATCATTATTTGCCAATCAAATACAAGTGCAAAGTCTAGGCAAAAATCCGGACATGCAAATGTCTGTCTTTAGGAAATGCCTTTGTCTATTTTCTTTACTGCAGCTCAGTGGCAGTGACCTGTCACCAAAGCATGATCCAAAGAAAgatgaaaagaagagaaatgtaCGCTTTATTGATTCTAAAGTGGGAGAAtttttctctgcatttaactccCAATTAGCTTGGTTTATTAAATTGTGTGTGCTTATCCTTCAATTTTGATTATTGACGATTATAAGTTTGCCAATGGCACTGTCTCAACAGTCATGATCGTCAACCTCATTATAATCAGCCACCACAAACCCATCCTACTTCTGAAGACGTCAGCTGTCCACACAAGGTGTTTATTTTGGAAATACAACTAacacattaattcaattcaattcaattcagtttatttgtatagcccaatttcacaaattacaaatttgtctcggagtgctttacaatctgtacacatagacatccctgccccaaaacctcacatcggaccaggaaaaactcccaaataacccttcagggggaaaaaaagtgaagaaacctgcaggagagcaacagaggaggatccctctccaggatggacagatgcaatagatgtcatgtgtacagaaggacagatttagagttaaaatacattcaatgaatatgacagagtgtatgaatagttcatagtaggcatattccacgatggagacctccacgatccatcaggcagatggcggtggggaggaggagtgggagtctcaacaggacagtggcgtagtcaggagcaggaattccacgacccagacctcgatgatccatcaggcagataggatctatgccgtctcatagggtccgatgaccccatgagacgtgaagtcaaaaggactccggggagaaagcagagttagtaacatatgattgagagatgaaaattcatccttaaggagagaaaaaagaggagataggtactcagtgcatcctaaaacgtcccccggcagctataagcctatagcagcatatcaaggggctggaccagggcaaacctgattcagccctaactataagctctgtcaaagaggaaagtcttaagtctactcttaaatgaggtgactgtatctgcctcccggactgaaattggaagctggttccataaaagaggagcttgataactaaaggctctggctcccattctactttttaaaactctaggaactacaagtagtcccgcatttagtgagcgtagctctctagtggggcaatatggtacgacaagctccttaagatatgatggagcatcaccaatcaaggctttgtaggttaagagaagaattttaaaagtgattcttgattttactgggagccagtgcagagcagctagtgcaggagtgatgtgatctcttttcttagttttagtgagaatacgagctgcagcattctggatcaactggagggacctaagagatttattagagcagcctgataataaggagttgcagtaatccagtttcgaagtaacgaacgcgtgaaccaatttttctgcatctttttgagacaagatgtgcctgatttttgaaatattacgtagatgaaagaatgcagtccttgagatttgctttacgtgggagttaaaggacaagtcccgatcaaagataacgccaagattctttacagtggtgttggatgccagggcaatgccgtctacagaaaccacatcaccagataattgatctctgaggtgctcagggccgattaaaattacttcggttttgtctgagtttaacatcaagaagttgcaggtcatccatgtttttatgtctttaagacatgcttgaattttaccgaattggttgctctcctctggttttatcgataaatatagttgagtatcatctgcataacaatgaaagtttatggagtgtttcctgataatattgcccaaaggaagcatgtataaggtaaataaaattggtccaagcacagaaccttgtggaactccgtgactaacgttggtggttatcgaggcgtcatcgtttacaaatacaaactgagatcgatctgataaataggatttaaaccaaattagtgccgtgcctgaaatgccaatcgactgctccagtctctgtaacaggatgtcatggtcaatggtgtcgaatgcagcactaaggtctaacaagaccaggacagagaggagtcctttatctgctgccattaagaggtcataaCTGCATTACTGCACAGGATAAAAGCGCTGACTTAAATCATATCGCGCTACATGCTAAAATAAGATAATTCGGCAGGTAAATTACAGATTGCTCGCCTGTACATGCTGTAACTCATAAAAAGGTATAGGGGACATCGTGCACATAAGAGaaaataagatattcctttaattgcaggatcacagcagcggtatTAGAGCAGTagtaaaagatacaaataaaataggctactaaatacaataacaatattaaatatacagaggaacaaaaaatatatatacacggtAGTGATTTAAGTGCAttgtcagcaggttaaagtgtccagaataaagtgctgagtgtgtttaagtgttttagTGTATACTGCAGCTTGTTGTCCAGCCTGAGAGCAgcgggaaggaaggacttgtggtgcctctccctcagacaccggggaggaatcagccggtggctgaaggtgTCACGgagctattagagtggacccaaaagcacgactccggAGACAGCACTGCAAATAATTATCTTTACTTAGAACGTGAATCAGAACAGAACACTACGAAATATATTGACTCAAGTAACACGTGAGGGTTTGGGctggaaacacaagacaatctggtagaggacaagagcaagtgagggaacctaagtagacagggactaatgagggaatgggcaacaggtgagatgggcatgaagaccaggtgaaggtaatgagggactaacgagggagtgatcagaggcaggtgaagggagttggactgacgagatgggaagcaggatctggaatgacatgatagttagtgagacaggatgaaaacaactaataataaaaagaaggtgtggagctaaactgttacagaaggagctgtgcaaagctgaaaaacacatcagatgaACTGCATAGATGTGATGCCACAACTGAAATATATGTCACGTGTCCGCATGTAGACAGCAGTGCTTCAGCACACATTTAAATTGAAATcaggtgagcatgttagtgtgtgacACGTATCAAAGATGAGATTAATAAAATCAACAAAATGACCACAGGTTGTATTTTATGCCAGTACACTTATTGGAGCAACAAATACAAGTGTACTTAACAATATTAaaagatatataataataatgcaaaaaGGGCATTTTTACACACACCCGACATGCTTAGGTCACGCACACAATTTTCAATTTTAACACGAGAGGCCCTGTTCATCAGGTTGTTTTAGGACACAGCGTAGCCTATTCAAGTTTCAGATTAATCTAgacttcgtgtgtgtgtgtgtgtgttggcgcaCATGTTCATGTTTGTGTGAATGTAAAGTATTAAACCCCCAGGATTTGGCCCCCCAGGGCTCTTTTGTTTAGTCAACAGGGAGTGGTACTAACTGCCAATAAGTCACTTTTACATTGCAAATGCTGTAAGCAATGTCTCTAGGAGCATGTGGGCCCAAAGAACCCACACCCAATAAAATACTcccattttatataaataaataagaatatgaGAATGTGGGACCAGAATAATTGTTTAGTCCTGCTATGTTGATGTTAGCACTTTTTCGGCACATGACCGACCGGTCTTGCGGCAGACGGTGGCTCATAGCATTACAATCACATGTGTAACAGGATATCGTGGGTTCGAATCCCAGCGGTGCTTCCAGTATTTGTTGCACACTTGGCCACATCCAGGCATGCATGGGTTTAAGAACTGTTTTTACTGAAAGCACATGAACTGCATGCTGCAGGCTGTAGGCTGTTTTAGTCTGTTACTAGCTAATACAACTAGAGTAGCtttttccctcgctttcttcctgaaggacccctgagctgacctaAGTGCCTGCATGAGCTTAACTCATCATAACCAGCCTTAACCTCTCACACAATTCAAGCCTCGattgcagatacacacatgccAGTTGAATAAATAAGAGGGCCCCATAAATTTAAAAAGTGCTagtgtgcagaaaaataagcatgtctgctttctccgggaggatacgcgatctctcaggacttattgtgtctccagccatggagaacactctctcagatggggtggaggatgcctgaacacaaagatatgaggaggtgtacaagacgtcctagctgtagcctgtgacccagacagactaccagcctctgaaccggtctgactgaacgtcatcagctaaattggatggcaatggagattatttatatagtgaaagctggtttaca
The Pseudoliparis swirei isolate HS2019 ecotype Mariana Trench chromosome 16, NWPU_hadal_v1, whole genome shotgun sequence DNA segment above includes these coding regions:
- the amer2 gene encoding APC membrane recruitment protein 2; the encoded protein is MEVQAECVEPPVAPQCDPQPTGKINKAAFKLFGKRRTGSGMASFFSFRNKGTTNSGSNGNPDNGNSLNGNGSAASVELVRSKTHDGLTGSNNDADGPRGEGLAILEAGPVRSFSKSLSFFSLLRRGSFRSSANGGAGLVKRGRGLKGFFSSMRWRRKEKTNEGEGVEVERKTEKDVDIADSDKVKDITLTLEPPPHHHQVDCGNAEASPNSETPTTTVTMTPPHCAAVPGQSVEPDSLFPDTPTDSPLDPPIQKAKVSISSLTPSLATPPLDRCSTGDPPSEPSVDRLCSLLFTDVTSLKSFDSLTGCGDIIADADEEGPAGNGGSGTSSSSSGGGGGSVGAGVGRAVGIASPTSRGSPTKPTLPSQLTQPMFSVPTSSVPPPLPARARAPLPPQQQPAGSGVVAYMGGGEEMASPEGVDDADMQGLWHMLPSTGDNSPALPRSHQPPSTTPTCTYPPRAMSHPASSHLLSAHRSADRRLPLVKALGLSKIPVVGAAGGRAAYLPVPHTHGRHPTSPGEKEPLSDEGYWDTPSATPTAAPDESGLQRNQRTALSRDSYSGDHLYDLYTDPEEVGEDIELEGDEDLNSTPSPSTEYKLSPTSETTPPSSSSSSSFQSMKGSTSLPRESKIPVSSRQTPPPHSVSQSALSSVLEAESPPPKTQALPPARTRIPVSKVPVRRSGNKPGNTTRGTAHKK